A window of Piliocolobus tephrosceles isolate RC106 chromosome 13, ASM277652v3, whole genome shotgun sequence contains these coding sequences:
- the SESN3 gene encoding sestrin-3, producing MNRGGSSPSAAANYLLCTNCRKVLRKDKRIRVSQPLTRGPSAFIPEKEVVQANTVDERTNFLVEEYSTSGRLDNITQVMSLHTQYLESFLRSQFYMLRMDGPLPLPYRHYIAIMAAARHQCSYLINMHVDEFLKTGGIAEWLNGLEYVPQRLKNLNEINKLLAHRPWLITKEHIQKLVKTGENNWSLPELVHAVVLLAHYHALASFVFGSGINPERDPEISNGFTLISVNNFCVCDLANDNNIENASLSGGNFGIVDSLSELEALMERMKRLQEETEDEEASQEEMSTRFEKEKKESLFVVSGDTFHSFPHSDFEDDMIITSDVSRYIEDPGFGYEDFARRGEEHLPTFRAQDYTWENHGFSLVNRLYSDIGHLLDEKFRMVYNLTYNTMATHEDVDTTMLRRALFNYVHCMFGIRYDDYDYGEVNQLLERSLKVYIKTVTCYPERTTKRMYDSYWRQFKHSEKVHVNLLLMEARMQAELLYALRAITRHLT from the exons gataaaagaaTCAGAGTATCTCAACCCTTGACAAGAGGACCAAGTGCCTTTATTCCAGAGAAGGAA GTTGTCCAAGCAAACACAGTGGATGAACGTACTAACTTTCTTGTGGAAGAATACTCTACATCCGGTCGTCTGGACAACATCACACAGGTCATGAGTTTGCACACTCAGTACCTGGAGTCTTTCTTGCGGAGCCAGTTTTACATGTTGCGCATGGATGGTCCCCTTCCTCTACCATACAGGCACTATATTGCAATAATG GCTGCAGCTAGACATCAGTGTTCTTACTTAATAAACATGCATGTGGATGAATTTTTAAAGACTGGAGGTATTGCTGAGTGGTTGAATGGTTTGGAATATGTGCCACAAAGACTGAAAAATCTTAATGAAATTAATAAGCTGCTAGCACACCGACCTTGGCTGATCACAAAAGAGCACATTCAG AAACTTGTcaaaactggagaaaataatTGGTCTCTGCCTGAACTGGTACATGCTGTGGTCCTCCTGGCACATTATCATGCTTTGGCAAGCTTTGTTTTTGGTAGTGGTATCAATCCAGAGAGAGATCCAGAAATCTCCAATGGATTCACGCTAATATCAGTCAACAATTTCTGCGTTTGTGATCTTGCTAATGACAACAACATAGAGAATGCATCTCTTTCAGGCGGCAACTTTGGG ATTGTGGATTCTCTAAGTGAGCTAGAGGCCTTAATGGAAAGGATGAAAAGACTTCAAGAAGAAACGGAAGATGAAGAGGCGTCTCAGGAAGAAATGAGCACTCGTtttgaaaaggagaagaaagaaagtctTTTTGTGGTCTCTGGAGAtacttttcattcatttcctcattcag ATTTTGAGGATGACATGATTATAACATCTGATGTCTCTCGATACATTGAAGACCCTGGTTTTGGTTATGAAGACTTTGCGAGACGAGGAGAAGAGCATTTGCCAACATTTCGAGCTCAG gaCTATACCTGGGAAAATCATGGGTTCTCCCTGGTGAACAGACTTTATTCTGACATTGGACATCTTCTTGATGAAAAGTTTCGGATGGTCTACAATCTCACATATAACACTATGGCCACCCATGAGGATGTTGACACAACCATGCTGCGCAGAGCTTTATTTAACTACGTTCACTGTATGTTTGGAATCAG GTATGATGACTATGATTATGGAGAAGTTAATCAATTACTTGAAAGAAGCCTGAAGGTTTACATTAAAACAGTGACCTGCTATCCTGAGAGGACTACAAAACGCATGTATGATAGTTACTGGCGGCAGTTCAAACACTCAGAAAAG GTTCATGTCAATCTACTTTTAATGGAAGCACGAATGCAAGCTGAACTTCTTTATGCTCTTCGTGCCATAACTCGGCATTTGACCTGA